From a region of the Candidatus Omnitrophota bacterium genome:
- a CDS encoding polysaccharide export protein: MTLVVGMMWSGASLAQAPPNAPIASGASEGYQIGVNDTLDIAILQPEQLQTFVTVGPDGMISFPFIGNVRVKGMTTAEIQEDIQQRLADGYMKYPVVSVSLKESRSQKFFVYGEVAKPGAYPLDERVTAMKAISIAEGFTKFGDSSRVKVLRPYADSPGYETIPINLKAVLNGNSKADVLLRPGDTVVVSEGVF, encoded by the coding sequence ATGACACTGGTGGTTGGGATGATGTGGAGCGGCGCCTCATTGGCCCAGGCGCCGCCGAATGCTCCGATCGCGTCTGGAGCCTCAGAAGGCTACCAGATTGGCGTCAACGATACGTTAGACATCGCCATTCTGCAGCCGGAGCAGCTGCAGACCTTCGTCACCGTGGGGCCGGATGGGATGATTTCCTTCCCATTCATTGGCAATGTGCGCGTCAAGGGCATGACGACCGCAGAGATTCAGGAGGACATTCAACAGCGCCTGGCTGACGGCTATATGAAGTATCCCGTCGTGTCGGTGTCATTGAAGGAATCCCGCAGCCAGAAGTTTTTCGTCTACGGGGAAGTCGCCAAACCCGGCGCGTATCCACTTGATGAGCGCGTGACGGCCATGAAAGCCATCTCCATTGCGGAGGGATTCACGAAATTCGGCGACTCGAGTCGGGTGAAGGTCTTGCGGCCCTATGCGGACTCCCCAGGCTACGAGACGATTCCGATCAATCTCAAGGCCGTCCTCAATGGCAATTCCAAAGCGGATGTGTTGTTGCGGCCAGGAGACACCGTGGTGGTATCCGAGGGGGTGTTCTGA